The genomic region CCAGGTGCAGCTCGCAGAGCTGGCTGACCATCGGCAGCATGATATGCAGCCGTGCCAAGCCCGCACTGGCGAGGATCGCGCGAAACTGTTCGCGCAGCAGTTCGGGGCGTTCCAGGCACAGCCGAATACCCCGCAAACCCAGGAACGGGTTGGTCTCGCTTTCCATCGGCACATAGGCCAAGGGTTTGTCGCCTCCCACGTCCAGGGTACGCACCACCAGATTGCGCTCGGTGCCAAGGGCACGGGCGATGGCGCTGTAGGTGCCGGCTTGTTCCTCCGGGCTCGGGGCACGGCTGCGGTCCAGGTAGAGGAACTCCGAACGCAGCAGGCCCACGCCTTCACCGCCCAGGGTCAGGGACTGCTCGACTTCCTGCAGCGAGGCGACGTTGGCCGTGACTTCGACGTGATGGCCGTCGCGAGTGATTGCCGCCAGGGATGCCTGTGCGATTTCACGCTGCAGCCGCAGCTTTTGCTGCTGGCGAACCGCTTGCAGTTGTTCGATTTCAGCCAGGTCCGGTTCCAGGTGCAGCTCGCCTTTATCGGCGTCAAGCAGTACCCGTTTGCCGTTGGCCAGAGCCAATACTTGAGCCGGCACCCCGCAAATGGACGGCAGGCCGAGCGCCCGGGCGAGGATGGCCACGTGGCTGGTAGCCCCACCGGCGACGGTGACGAAACCCAGCACTTTACTGGTATCCAGGCCGGCGGTTTGCGAGGGTGTCAGTTGTTCGGCGACCAGGATGGCGCATTCAGGCAGGTCCAATGAGCGTTCGGGAACACCCAGGATCAGTTTGAGCACGCGCTGGCCGACGTCGGCCAGGTCCGCCGCACGCTCGGCGAGCAGCGCCTTGCCCAAGCCTTCGAAGAGTTTCGCGGTCGCCAGCGTGGCGCTGTTCCAGGCAAAGGCGGCGCTCTTGCCTTGGGCGAGCAGGCCGTGGGCTTGCTCCAGCAGGGTCGGGTCTTCGAGCAATTCCTGGTGAGCGCGGAAAATTTCGGCCTGGGCACTGCCGGCAGCCTTGGCTTGCAAGGCTTGCAGCGCTTCGGCTGCCGTCCGCAGGCCACGCGCCAATGCGGCACGCTCGAAGGTTTCGCCGGCACCGGCTTCAGGAATATTCAGCGCCGGTTCGGCCACTTGGACGACCTGCCCAAACGCCGAGCCTGGCGATGCACACACGCCCCGCATCAAGGTTGCCGATGACACCGGCGCGGCAGGCTTGACTACTTCGACCGCCGCCACCGTCTCGCCACAGCCGTCCAGCAACAACGCCACCAGCGCCTGGATCGCCGCCTCGGCATCCGTGCCCGCCGCGCTCACTTGCAGGCTGTCTCCCCGGGACGTCTGCAGCGCCATGATCGCCACCAGCGACTTGGCATTCGCGCTCTGGGTTTGCTTGTGCAGGTAGATGCTTGAACTGAACCCTTTCGCCGCCTGGGCAAGCACTGCCGCTGGGCGAGCGTGCAAACCGTTGGCGTTGGGCAAGGTCAGGGGCTTGGAGAACAGCGCATCGCCCTCCTCTTCATCGGCTTCCGATGACGCTTGCCCGGGGGACACTCGTAACAGTGGCTGGCCTTCCTCGACGGCGCCCTGATCGGGCACCAGCAACACAAATGGCTCGCCACTGACGACCAGCATCAGGGTCAGCAGGCTACGTGCATGCAGTGCCACATAGTCGGCGTCGAACTCAATCAGCGGCTGCCCGGCTTCCACCCGCTGGCCCTCCTCAACCAGGCGAGTGAAGCCCTGACCCGCCAGGTTCACGGTGTCCAGGCCGATATGCAACAGCACCTGCACGCCGTTGTCGTCGGTGACACTCACCGCATGACCGCTGTCCTGGATATTGCTGATCACCCCGGCCAGCGGCGCGCAGAGCGTCTGCGAGGTGGGATCGATGCACAGGCCGTCGCCGATCACGCGGCTGGAAAACACTGGGTCGGGTACCTGATCCAGCGCCAGCAGCATCCCGGACAGGGGCGCCAGCAGTTCCAGGGGTTGAGATGGGGTCATGACTTCACCTGTTGGGTTGTTCTGTAAAAATCATTGGGTGGGATGGCACAGATCAAATGTGGGAGCGGGCTTGCGCGCTCCCACATTAGTTCGCGGTTATTTCCACCAGTATTCGACTTGCACGCCCATGTTCGAACCATGCCGTGCCGTGCCATAGGCGCCGGTATCGGATAACGCCGAGCCCGCCGCGAGTTCATTCGCCGCGCGCTTGGCCGCCTGGTTCCAGCTGGCATAGGTGTAGTACAACCGCACTTCCGGCCGCGCCCAGAATTCCGGGCCTTTGGGCGACCAGGTCGGCGCGAACGTGAATTTGCTCAGCTTGCGTGTACCGCCGGTAGCCTCGACCTGATCGTGACCCAGTTCAGCGACCAGCTTGAATTGCTCGCTGATGGCATACGCCGGGCGTACACCCAGGGACATCCAGTTCTGGTCCTGACGCCCCGCACGTACATCCTTCTGGTACACCGCCTGGACTTGCCCGCCGAAACGCGGGGTCACCTGCCAGTCAAAGAACTCCACGGCACGGTAGCTTTTGCTGCTCTTGTCCAACCGGGTATTGCCGGTGTAGCCCAGCCCGGTGCCTGGGCCTTCGCCGTACTGCAAGGCAAACTTGTTCTTGCCGCCCAGAAACGCGGTTTGCACATGCTGCGCGGTCAGCGCCCAACCGCTGTTGGTATCACGCCCACCGGCCTTGGCGATATAACTCAGGCCAAGCTCCAACTCGCCGCCCGGGTTGGTGTTGAAGCCTGCTACGTTGAAGTCGTGGCGGGTGGCGTATTCCTTCTGGTACAGGTTGTCCTTGCGCGACAGGGCGTAGCTGTATTTCAAGCCGCCGATCAGCACGTCCTCGATACCGCCACCGGTGGCGCTCTGGTTCCAGTAGTAGAAGTCGGAGATATGGATGTCGTTACGTTTGTAGTAACGCCGCCCGGCCCACAGCGAACCACCGTTGAGACCGGGCAGGTTGGACCATTGCGCATACATCTGCGGCATGCGCGCCGAGCCGTTGTTTTCACCCTGGAACTTCAGGGAGCGGTCGTACTTGTTGTAGAGGGAGGCCATGGCATCCACGCTGAGCACCGAACCGTCATCGAACGTCAGCAGGTCCTGGCGCAGTTCCAGTTCGGCATATTGCTCGCATTCGTTACCCAAGCGGTATTTGGTTTGCGCCCCCGGCAGCTGGAAACATTGCTGCTTGCCACTGCCTGTAGACGTGCCCGCGCCGCTGCGCAAGTAACCGGCGAACTCCAGGGCCTGGGCGCCAAACGGTACAGCGAGACACGAGGCTATAAGGCCCAGTTTTATGGTTGTTTTCATGAAGCGCTCCTTTTATTTTTATTGTTTTTTCTTACTTTGTTGCGTGACGCGATTACCGGTAGAGGCGGCTCAGTCCTTGAGATGCAGCACAAACGATTCGTAAGGGCGCAACACCACCGTGCTCGTGCGCGCCGGGCAATCGGGGTAATTGCTGATGAGCAGCCGCTGCGCGCTCGACGGAT from Pseudomonas synxantha harbors:
- the ptsP gene encoding phosphoenolpyruvate--protein phosphotransferase, giving the protein MTPSQPLELLAPLSGMLLALDQVPDPVFSSRVIGDGLCIDPTSQTLCAPLAGVISNIQDSGHAVSVTDDNGVQVLLHIGLDTVNLAGQGFTRLVEEGQRVEAGQPLIEFDADYVALHARSLLTLMLVVSGEPFVLLVPDQGAVEEGQPLLRVSPGQASSEADEEEGDALFSKPLTLPNANGLHARPAAVLAQAAKGFSSSIYLHKQTQSANAKSLVAIMALQTSRGDSLQVSAAGTDAEAAIQALVALLLDGCGETVAAVEVVKPAAPVSSATLMRGVCASPGSAFGQVVQVAEPALNIPEAGAGETFERAALARGLRTAAEALQALQAKAAGSAQAEIFRAHQELLEDPTLLEQAHGLLAQGKSAAFAWNSATLATAKLFEGLGKALLAERAADLADVGQRVLKLILGVPERSLDLPECAILVAEQLTPSQTAGLDTSKVLGFVTVAGGATSHVAILARALGLPSICGVPAQVLALANGKRVLLDADKGELHLEPDLAEIEQLQAVRQQQKLRLQREIAQASLAAITRDGHHVEVTANVASLQEVEQSLTLGGEGVGLLRSEFLYLDRSRAPSPEEQAGTYSAIARALGTERNLVVRTLDVGGDKPLAYVPMESETNPFLGLRGIRLCLERPELLREQFRAILASAGLARLHIMLPMVSQLCELHLARRMLEEEALALGLTELPKLGIMIEVPSAALMADVFAPHVDFFSIGTNDLTQYTLAMDRDHPRLASQADSFHPAVLRLIASTVKAAHAHGKWVGVCGALASEPLAVPVLIGLGVDELSVSVPLIPSIKATVRELELVDCQLIARQVLGLEEAGQVREALRLYHAATVETSPVMEH
- a CDS encoding maltoporin, producing MKTTIKLGLIASCLAVPFGAQALEFAGYLRSGAGTSTGSGKQQCFQLPGAQTKYRLGNECEQYAELELRQDLLTFDDGSVLSVDAMASLYNKYDRSLKFQGENNGSARMPQMYAQWSNLPGLNGGSLWAGRRYYKRNDIHISDFYYWNQSATGGGIEDVLIGGLKYSYALSRKDNLYQKEYATRHDFNVAGFNTNPGGELELGLSYIAKAGGRDTNSGWALTAQHVQTAFLGGKNKFALQYGEGPGTGLGYTGNTRLDKSSKSYRAVEFFDWQVTPRFGGQVQAVYQKDVRAGRQDQNWMSLGVRPAYAISEQFKLVAELGHDQVEATGGTRKLSKFTFAPTWSPKGPEFWARPEVRLYYTYASWNQAAKRAANELAAGSALSDTGAYGTARHGSNMGVQVEYWWK